The sequence ATTCGGGGTCTATACTTCTCAGTCCACATCGCAGCTTCCAAAGTCCCTTAACCTCGACGCTAATAAAATAAGGGGATGAAATGGCTAAAAGGATTGAGGTTAAGAGAGCATATGCTCTATTGCTTCAGACTCTGCTTCCTCTGGGAGAGGTATCCCCGTAGCCTTCGAGGCCCTTTCTGAAAGGGCTACAAGGTCAGACCTTGATAGGAGGTGGAGCTTCCATTTCCTCGCTCCGGCCATAAGTTGTTGTAGTCCAACTCCAACCCTGTCATTTAAGTAGCTGTAGAGACCAATCGCACCCCATGGTATTTCTTTGAACCTTGAGCCATACTTTGCTTTGAGCTTATTTGCACAATAGAAGAACCTCTCTGGCGAATCGCCATATCTTTCAGTGAAACTCTTGGGAAGTATTCCCTTCGATGCAAGTTTTACAAAATACATAGACTTCATTACAGCTGTTATGGGAGATCTACCGAACAGCACTGCTTTGACGTACGGCCCATCACCGAGGTTGCTCATAGCTATGGCCTTAAAAATCTGCGTCTCATCTATGAACCCCCCCGCCATAACTATGTCAGGTACATATCTACCCTTTCTTTTGAGGATCTCTGCACATTTTATTACCTGGGCCTCTAGGTAAACCGTCGGAGTACTCATTTCATCCATCATTGGAACTGGACTCATTCCCGTTCCACCTCCAGCCCCATCGAAAGTTACAAAGTCTACTTTGGCACTTGAAGCCAACCTCATTGTGAAGGCTACGGCTGAAGCCCTATAGGCTCCTGTCTTAAGTGAAACATATTTTGCCCCCTGTTCTCTGAGCCTGTCTACATCCTCGAGAAACTCCTCCTCTTTAGGCATGCCGACTCGGCTATGTCTTTCGAAGGTCTCAAAGACTCCGTTCTTGAATGCTTCTTGAACCGTTTTATCTTCTGGATCTGGAATCACGAAGTACCCTCTTCTTTTCAACATCAACGCCTTCTCAAGATTGTTTACTCTAACTTCGCCACCGATGGCTTTAGCTCCTTGACCCCACTTCCTTTCTATGACATTGACTTCAAGCTTCGACAGAGCGTATATATCTACGCCTAGCCGCTGATCTTCAACGTTGGTCTGCACAGCTACCTCTCCATACTTTCCGTCCCATAACTCTCTGAACTGCTCCACCCTGGACTGCATCTCTTTAGAGTATGTGACCCTTCCATCAGCCAGTTTAGCCTCCGGATCCATCCCACATACGTTTTCACCTATCGTTATTATTATTCCAGTAATCGCTGCACCTTTGGCAAGGCTTGGCCAGTTGATCTTCGCTACATCGGTTGAACCGTAGGCACCTATGAGAATAGGTAGTCTCAGTCGGATTCCGCCTACATTGGTTTCTATATCCACATTGGGAAAAACAGCTATATCAGAGTCTGCCTCTACGCCTTCCGCTCCTATTAGGGACGATTGAATGTTAAAATGGGACCAATCTAGACCGAAATCTTTCAAGGCGCTGGCTGTGCTCCTTCCGAACTGTTGAGGATCTGGGTAAAGAGCCTCCCTACCTCTGAATGCTGCCATACTTATCTCGCATAGAACTGGACACTCCTCTATGCATATTGGGCACATACCGCTGGTGCAGCTCGTATCCCTGACTCTCGTAGTCGTTCCTGATGTTGATTTACCATTCAAATACGCTGAGTTCCTATGTACGCGCTCGACCATATGACCAACCTCCGATGTTACTCTTACTTTCAGTCTAAACTCTTTAGGTTTCCCATATGTAAAGAGATTGATTATTTATTATATGCTTATATTTTTGTACCTAATTTCTAGCCATTTTTAACATTATTCTTTCATCTTTTTATTATTCGCGACATATTTCACCTGAAAATATGACTATATTTGTCAATGACCTATAAAACGTTTTCAGGTTGAATACAACTAAAATTGGAGTTTGATACCATTATGCAAATTAGCAAGTCATCGATCAAGCCATGGGGAGTTTCTGACCGAACCATCTGTGAGGTAACGGTGAATGTCTTTTGCGGCTATCTTCCCACCACCCATCGCCTCTATCACTGTTTCAGATTCTGGAGTTGCGTCGCCTGCAGCCCATATGCCCCGCCTAGAGGTTCTGTAACGCTCGTCGACTATGATATAACCTTCTCTATCTGTCTTGAGGTCGGGTGTTGTCTGTCGTATGAGAGGGTTAGGCCCTTGACCTATGGCTACAATGACCATATCCAAATTCAAAGTGAAGTTTGAGTTTTTGATCTCTATCGGCTTTTTTCTGCCTGAATTATCTGGTTCGCCTAACTTCATCTTCACGCATTCGAGACCTCTGACGTATCCCCTTTCATCTCCTAGGATTCTAATCGGTCTCGTTAAGACCATGAATTTTACTCCTTCAGATTTGGCATTCTCGATCTCTTCTATTCTGGCGGGCATCTCTTTCTCTGTTCTACGGTAGATTATTGTAACGTGTCTGGAACCTAGTCTGAGGGCTGTCCTAGCTGCATCCATGGCTACATTACCTCCACCGATTACTCCAACCCTATCTCCAATGTGGACGGGTGTGTCATATTCAGGAAATTTGTAGGCTCTCATTAGATTGCATCTTGTCAAGAACTCATTTGCGCTGTAAACGGCATTCAAGTTTTCTCCAGGAATATGCAGAAATTTTGGTGAGCCGGCTCCACTACCTATGAAGACAGCGTCGTAACCCATATGGAATAGGTCATCAATAGTTAGGGTTCTCCCTATCACAACATTCTTCTCAAATCTAACACCCAGACGTGCAATATACTCTATCTCTTTTGCCAATATGTTTCTTGGTAACCGGAATGGGGGGATACCATAGATAAGGACACCCCCAAATTCATGGAGAGCTTCGTATATAGTGACTTCGTGGCCGAGTCTACATAGGTCTGAGGCGACGGTTAGACCAGCCGGCCCAGACCCTATAACCGCAACCTTGCCTCCTGAGTTCTCCGGTTTTGTAAACTCGTATTCTTCAGATGCATCAGCCGCAAATCTTTCGAGACTCCCTATTGCAATCGACGCGCCAATCTTGGACAGTACACATGAGGCTTCACATAACCTCTCTTGAGGACAAACTCTTCCAGTCACTGCGGGAATGCTATTCTTCTCCCTGAGGGTTCTAGCAGC comes from Candidatus Bathyarchaeota archaeon and encodes:
- the gltA gene encoding NADPH-dependent glutamate synthase — translated: MNEATSSKAFPKHALQRQQVRKRSPTERIRDFDEVSLGFDPSQALAEAKRCLQCRDPPCVRKCPVEIDIPRFISQIKEGDFELAARTLREKNSIPAVTGRVCPQERLCEASCVLSKIGASIAIGSLERFAADASEEYEFTKPENSGGKVAVIGSGPAGLTVASDLCRLGHEVTIYEALHEFGGVLIYGIPPFRLPRNILAKEIEYIARLGVRFEKNVVIGRTLTIDDLFHMGYDAVFIGSGAGSPKFLHIPGENLNAVYSANEFLTRCNLMRAYKFPEYDTPVHIGDRVGVIGGGNVAMDAARTALRLGSRHVTIIYRRTEKEMPARIEEIENAKSEGVKFMVLTRPIRILGDERGYVRGLECVKMKLGEPDNSGRKKPIEIKNSNFTLNLDMVIVAIGQGPNPLIRQTTPDLKTDREGYIIVDERYRTSRRGIWAAGDATPESETVIEAMGGGKIAAKDIHRYLTDGSVRNSPWLDR
- a CDS encoding FMN-binding glutamate synthase family protein; the encoded protein is MVERVHRNSAYLNGKSTSGTTTRVRDTSCTSGMCPICIEECPVLCEISMAAFRGREALYPDPQQFGRSTASALKDFGLDWSHFNIQSSLIGAEGVEADSDIAVFPNVDIETNVGGIRLRLPILIGAYGSTDVAKINWPSLAKGAAITGIIITIGENVCGMDPEAKLADGRVTYSKEMQSRVEQFRELWDGKYGEVAVQTNVEDQRLGVDIYALSKLEVNVIERKWGQGAKAIGGEVRVNNLEKALMLKRRGYFVIPDPEDKTVQEAFKNGVFETFERHSRVGMPKEEEFLEDVDRLREQGAKYVSLKTGAYRASAVAFTMRLASSAKVDFVTFDGAGGGTGMSPVPMMDEMSTPTVYLEAQVIKCAEILKRKGRYVPDIVMAGGFIDETQIFKAIAMSNLGDGPYVKAVLFGRSPITAVMKSMYFVKLASKGILPKSFTERYGDSPERFFYCANKLKAKYGSRFKEIPWGAIGLYSYLNDRVGVGLQQLMAGARKWKLHLLSRSDLVALSERASKATGIPLPEEAESEAIEHMLS